ACagctggacacagagacagaccaGCAGCACTGATCATGATTTGAACAGTTGATGGATTGAGATGGTGCAACTAACACGGAGCTGTTATCAATAGATCTGTGGATTTCATGTTGAAACACAATTTGTATTTATGCTAAATTGCTGATTTTTCAATTTGGTATctaattacattatttaaattatttatatgtGCGTTTCGAGAGCATTACTCATTGTTTTTGGTGCAGTATTGGTCTTGTAGTGTTGATGGAAGAATGATGGCCCTATTTCAATGTTGTAACTAATTATGCTGTTATGCGAAatgaaaaaattacaaaatatatgGAGTACATTTAAAGGTGCGTGAACAGTTTCAAGCCATCTCTAATTAAGCAGTAGCAGCACTTTACTGAATTTTCAGCATATAATAATAGTCAAGGAGTTAGGAGCTTGTTCAAAGCACCTCAGCCATGACAAGTACAGATCTGTGACCGTAAGTTTCCAGTCCCATACTTTACCATTATTTACCATGAAAAGCACataaaataatctcaaaaaCTACAACACATTAAAATTGTAGGTATAAAACTTCACATTTCTATCTGGTATAAACTGTAAACAATGTGTTTGCATCGTATAGGCACCATTTACTTAAGTGATCACATACCTCCGAACTGCTTTCtgacatcaacatgaatataaatCACTCACCTAATATGAGTTTTGTTGTTATGTTGCcatatgtgtaaatatgtctTCTAGTGATGTATTCTTTATCCTCCACCTTGGTCTTTTCAGTTCCACAGTAGTAGAGACCTTCATCAGAATCAGTGACGTTGGTGATCAGCAGGTCATAGGAATCAGTGGAAATGTTCTTCACCAGTTCAAAACGAGGACGTAGTATAATGCCTGCAGAAGTCCACAGTTTCTGATCTTCTAAACTTAGAACAAGAGTAGGCTGGTTCTCATGGGAACAGTTCCTGAACCATACTATGTATTCTCCACGTGATGGTCTGCAGTCACAGTAGAAAGTGACGTTGTCTCCAGGTCTGACTGTCACCTCCAGTGTTGGTACAGAAATCCAACCATGACTGAAGGAAACAACTCCTAGAAGACAATTATAACAACATGTGACAAAAAATTAAAGCTAAGTAACATTTTATCAGGTTACAACTTGGCAGAACAACACTGACACAGTAAGTGTGAAATAATTTTCCCAATGTGTGTCGACTATTGCACTTTGAATGTTTAAAATCTAAACTAACCTGAGAGAGCAACGAGAATAATCCACAGTCCGTCCATGTCTGATGATGACCCGGGGCTGAAAGGCAGCTTCACACGTCCTTCTCACACAAGTTATGACTTACGCACTATTTTCCATTTAAGGCAATCTAGCTGGTGATTGGCTCGTCGAATGGAACAATTTCTTCTGTGGTGAATTTGCACGCACATGTTGGTTTTTGCACTGATGTATAGATacaactgttttttgttgtttgtttttttgattttcagaAGAAACGTTATGATGAGCCTCAGATAAAACCAGCTACACTACAAAGGCCTATCGCCAACTCTCGGACTGGAGTCAAGAATAGATTGTTTGATCTGAGCCAGACCGCGACTTTCCAGTTAAGaacacagggctaacacagagagtcagacaatcattcacactcacagctattgtcaatttagaatcagcaGTTAACCTagcgagcatgtctttggaggcggggggaaacccacgcagacacagggagaacatgcaaactccacatggaaaggccccagtcggacTAACTGCtctttagacggatgaaatcattaaatcaaccgtCTGTAAAGGTGGATCTGATTTATTGCCACATGCGTTCAATTATGACAGGATAATAATACAGTGAAGCACATCAGAAACAATACAGAGTATTAAAATATTGgatgataaaatgataataataatcaagtCAACACTTCAAACAGCttcacagcaacataaaaatctgcaattttaaaaacaggcatatatataaaaaattaaaactcacTTCGCACACAACTAAAAAACAGGAAACGCTCTCTACTAACAGTAGCAGATTTAAGGAGATCACAGACCTGATTTCCTCAGGCTGATTCTTCCACAGACGAGGGGCCCTAACCAAGAACAACCTTTTGTTTTCAGCCAGGCCCCTGGAACAGACAGCAGACCTCAGCCTGAGGATCTTAAGGTACATATCTGCCTGTGTGGTGCTAAAAGGTCAGTAACATGTAGTAAGTGATCAATAAGAGcttaaaatcaattctaaaacACACTGGGAGTCAGAAATGATCTGCTGAAACCAGAGTGATGTGATCTCTTTTCTTCTGATTCTGTGTCTTTAAAAGATGTCAGGAATCCAAACTAATAAGCAATCAAGGAAAGAGAACACaggcaacaacacaaaacaggaaaccaaggaacttaacaaaataaaacaggaaactcaaaacatgatcatgaaAAAACAATCAGAGTCATGACAGCAGGAAGTTGGTTGGAAGCTTGGCAGCTAGGTCTGAGCATCATAAAGAATGGAAAGAGACACCCTGCCTGCTAATTATGTTTCCTTCAAAGAGGATCCATTTACAATATGTGGCCCTTGTTATCGgttcattgtgttgtttctaATATTACATCGTTAGGTCAGAGGTTCTGATGACAGAGTAGGTG
The nucleotide sequence above comes from Mugil cephalus isolate CIBA_MC_2020 chromosome 2, CIBA_Mcephalus_1.1, whole genome shotgun sequence. Encoded proteins:
- the LOC125004573 gene encoding uncharacterized protein LOC125004573 isoform X1; protein product: MDGLWIILVALSGVVSFSHGWISVPTLEVTVRPGDNVTFYCDCRPSRGEYIVWFRNCSHENQPTLVLSLEDQKLWTSAGIILRPRFELVKNISTDSYDLLITNVTDSDEGLYYCGTEKTKVEDKEYITRRHIYTYGNITTKLILDSSEPQGDVHDTLEDCSLCWKLLFSLCPSVAILSSMFILQLCRETAKRLQIDERRTDTRGQIPPIQDEGVFHAALELHQATQRPKRMKIWSSDITACTYSVIRTSDLTM